DNA from Cutibacterium acnes:
CATGAGGTGGTCCCTCGACTCTCATTCGACAGCTCATCTTATCGAGATGGAACGGATCGAGCGTCACCCATCTGGTGCGGTAGCTTCGGCTGAGGGACACGAGGCGACAGGCTCAGGCACGAAGTCCTACGACGGCGAGATCCACGTGCACCCCAATTGGATGACGATTTGCGTCACTGTAGTGCTCGTCGCGACCGTCATCATCGTCTGAGGCTCACCGTACCCAGTTCCGCGGGCGAAGTTGCGGCATCACCAACAGCGTGAATACCAACCGCCTGACGATCACGCTTTTTGACGCGCATGTTCATCAGATCGAGTGCAACCGCACACATGGAACCAACCAGCGCCACCACAAGAGTAATCATGAAGATCTGGTGATATCCGACATAGGCATTTCCACGATGCTTTTCAATTATTCCTGCGGTAAGTGGGTTAGCCCAAAAGATCGAGGCATACGCCAAAAATGATCCCACCGCCATCGCAGACCCATTGACGTGCTCGGGAAGATTCAATTCAGCGACTGGCGCCAAGAGCACAGCCTTACCCATAAAGATACCGAACGCCATGACCATTAACAGGATCATCGCTGGCCACATCATCCCGTCACCAACTGGCAACAACCTCACCGCCAAAGTACCGATCGCAGTAATCAGCAACGCGATACCCATCATCCTGGTCGATGACTTGAACAGATAGTCAGCGAGTACCCCGGCTACCAGCCCGGAAATGATCCCCAACAATCCAGTATTGAAGATACCAAAGGCGCCGGCCACAGCATCAGAAGCCTTGAAGACCAACGAAAGGTAGGGCGCAGACGAGTAAATGAGGTTAACGTAGCACCAGTAAACGCACAACCCAGCCAAGCCCGCAAGCCACACCCGAGGCTTTATCAGCACTGCTACCAGACCCTTGAGCGCCTCCACATTCGCTGATTCCCCCTTGCCTGCGGCGTCACCAGCCACGGCATTCTTAGGGACCCGACGCAGTAACGCGAAGATGAGTGGTACGAGAACGAGAGTGTAGGCGATCGCGAATCCGCGCATCACCGTCGTCGTATGACCAGACCAAAGCGCCAATGCACCAATCACCACGACATTCATGAGAAACTCGACACCGCGGCGAATTGACTCCAGCAGACCCATTGCCAAACCCCGACCCTTCTTGT
Protein-coding regions in this window:
- a CDS encoding MFS transporter, whose amino-acid sequence is MFLRGARAVPFLTVVLAGQLIYSAFEAFKGSLIVPLTETLGIRIDQFGILMGWLGIAMFLYVPGGWINNRFTIRSILCSWCAWRLVTGLILFSIPNLSFDVMIVIAASWGVWDAIGWPAVVNGVAFMSQDTDKKGRGLAMGLLESIRRGVEFLMNVVVIGALALWSGHTTTVMRGFAIAYTLVLVPLIFALLRRVPKNAVAGDAAGKGESANVEALKGLVAVLIKPRVWLAGLAGLCVYWCYVNLIYSSAPYLSLVFKASDAVAGAFGIFNTGLLGIISGLVAGVLADYLFKSSTRMMGIALLITAIGTLAVRLLPVGDGMMWPAMILLMVMAFGIFMGKAVLLAPVAELNLPEHVNGSAMAVGSFLAYASIFWANPLTAGIIEKHRGNAYVGYHQIFMITLVVALVGSMCAVALDLMNMRVKKRDRQAVGIHAVGDAATSPAELGTVSLRR